One stretch of Armigeres subalbatus isolate Guangzhou_Male chromosome 2, GZ_Asu_2, whole genome shotgun sequence DNA includes these proteins:
- the LOC134209503 gene encoding uncharacterized protein LOC134209503 produces MEDEMMQPSRSGSNRTPGIHDNGADGTTDKSLKRKSKKSITKKMLLEELSAMRIELTQLRNEKDSLLQSTTMSNPANDFEPFRSNTAESYSAVGETLLASVNNMSLSTMSIPECIPSEGDSDIDKKGYEYWKNILLASLNLIQANDENMKMDVFRIKAGPKLLELLQGTKSSPDMPDQAIDPFSNALARLDCYFGSRAYTLSQRSKLLNTTQRDNESSIQFVRRVAASAKLCGYDKEDDEMEAVARTVIKSSTDKRVRTLAHRNWIRQGSLNDLIDLVRDHETELSNEQEFQKTRQPQRTASVAAISSKLNQRGQYHRNTTGRFTNMIRGRGSFHRNSMRYQGPTKCACWRCASIYHGPEQCPCIEKVCHSCKQQGHLARCCPSENRTRIPAKRLTSEDSEAPPRKIAAIKNEQETNVLESSDPRAITDLVVIDKVVSNSPMHQTEEDAFVIGRVAGTRVIFFIDSGAQVNTVTKTQFNKMLGKESTRTREFPKFNVPPVVLFYNKAMPPARNVYTHIPAAYKELAKRKLDEMLQSGIIEMVTDDMDRSFCSSLLAVPKGYNDIRLVVDLRGPNKCIYRTPFRMPTFEEILMELHGAKWFSTIDLKNAFFHVVLDEGCRHLTNFYSGEEIMQSTILSGCDGVVNYLDDVLVFGETKEEHDKTLN; encoded by the exons ATGGAAGACGAGATGATGCAGCCATCCCGAAGTGGGTCGAACCGAACCCCTGGAATCCACGACAATGGCGCGGACGGTACGACGGACAAATCATTAAAAAG GAAATCTAAAAAaagtattacaaaaaaaatgcttttggaAGAGCTATCGGCAATGAGAATTGAGCTCACTCAGCTCCGGAACGAGAAAGATTCTCTGTTGCAATCTACGACTATGTCAAATCCAGCCAACGATTTCGAGCCTTTCCGTTCGAACACTGCAGAGTCGTACAGTGCTGTTGGTGAAACTCTTCTGGCCAGTGTGAATAATATGTCACTGAGTACAATGAGCATACCCGAGTGCATTCCTTCGGAAGGTGACTCCGACATAGACAAAAAGGGCTATGAATATTGGAAGAATATTCTGTTGGCTTCTTTGAATCTGATCCAGGCTAACGATGAGAATATGAAAATGGATGTCTTCCGGATTAAAGCTGGACCAAAGCTCCTTGAATTGCTTCAAGGAACGAAGTCTTCACCCGACATGCCTGATCAAGCCATTGACCCATTCTCAAATGCACTTGCCAGATTAGATTGTTATTTCGGATCTAGAGCTTACACGCTTTCCCAACGAAGCAAACTTCTGAATACCACCCAACGGGATAATGAAAGCAGTATCCAATTTGTTAGACGTGTAGCGGCATCGGCAAAATTATGTGGTTATGATAAGGAGGATGATGAAATGGAAGCGGTGGCACGTACAGTGATAAAAAGTTCGACCGATAAACGGGTACGGACACTAGCACACAGAAATTGGATTCGGCAAGGTTCCCTGAACGATTTAATCGACCTTGTACGTGACCATGAAACAGAGTTATCGAATGAGCAAGAGTTCCAGAAAACGCGACAGCCACAACGAACAGCGTCAGTAGCAGCAATCTCCAGCAAACTAAACCAAAGAGGACAGTACCACCGAAACACAACAGGAAGATTCACCAATATGATCCGCGGAAGAGGCTCATTTCATCGCAATTCGATGCGTTATCAGGGACCAACGAAATGTGCTTGTTGGCGTTGTGCTAGCATTTACCACGGTCCTGAGCAATGCCCGTGCATCGAGAAAGTTTGTCACAGCTGTAAACAACAAGGACATCTAGCTCGGTGTTGCCCCTCTGAAAATCGAACAAGAATACCAGCCAAGCGTTTGACCAGCGAAGATAGCGAGGCACCTCCTCGGAAAATTGCAGCAATCAAGAACGAACAAGAGACAAATGTTTTGGAATCGTCTGAT CCCCGAGCGATTACTGATTTAGTAGTCATTGATAAAGTTGTCTCAAATTCACCAATGCACCAGACTGAAGAGGATGCTTTTGTGATTGGAAGAGTCGCTGGTACTCGCGTTATTTTCTTCATAGATTCCGGGGCTCAAGTCAATACAGTAACAAAGACGCAATTCAATAAAATGCTCGGAAAAGAGTCTACGCGCA CACGGGAGTTCCCCAAGTTCAATGTTCCCCCAGTTGTCCTGTTTTATAATAAAGCGATGCCACCTGCAAGAAATGTTTACACTCACATACCTGCTGCATACAAAGAGCTAGCAAAGCGAAAATTGGATGAAATGCTGCAATCAGGAATAATCGAGATGGTCacggatgatatggatcgttcATTCTGTTCATCACTCTTGGCTGTACCGAAAGGATACAATGATATACGGTTGGTCGTGGACCTTAGAGGACCGAATAAATGCATCTACAGAACTCCTTTCAGGATGCCAACGTTCGAAGAAATATTGATGGAATTGCACGGAGCAAAATGGTTTTCAACCATTGACCTGAAGAATGCTTTCTTTCATGTCGTACTTGATGAAGGCTGTCGCCATCTTACTAATTTCTACTCGGGAGAA GAAATTATGCAATCTACTATTCTTTCGGGATGTGACGGAGTTGTCAATTATCTGGACGATGTGTTAGTTTTCGGAGAAACAAAGGAAGAACACGACAAAACCTTAAACTAG
- the LOC134215759 gene encoding uncharacterized protein K02A2.6-like, with product MHRIGKRAISRAEAWALRLQPYNFKVERIPGNENLADALSRLIGNQQNTDPFDDAAERHLLYLLDAGTIDLSWNEIETHAEQDDEQSEVRESLRTGHWENHLRCYESQSKHLRTLGSLIFKEDRVVLPHKLRKRALDVAHQGHMGASSMKRILRNYFWWPRLSKDAENHVKSCETCLRLSRRNAPLPLTSRELPQGPWEILQIDFFTDQDFGHGEFLVIVDTYSRYLQVIEMKHMDAEATNNALMRVFENWGYPLAIQSDNGPPFQSDKFVKTWEERGVKILKSIPLSAQSNGAVERQNKGIKDALAASKLDKTNWRVALDKYVHMHNKVRPLSRLGVTPFEMLVGWKCRGTFPCLWSSNTSETLDRTDVREKDATSKLESKKYADTKRGAKYSDIAVGDRVLITQPKKHKSDPTFSADRFTVIAREGAKVVVRSDRGVQYARNIQDVKRVPAELEAESEQMIIEQNDEDHVRPPFQAQQIQDNAEHDETTTTRPHRIIRKPNRFKDMILFTIFE from the exons ATGCATCGTATTGGGAAAAGAGCTATCTCTCGGGCCGAAGCTTGGGCACTTAGGTTACAGCCATACAATTTCAAGGTCGAGCGCATACCTGGGAACGAGAACTTGGCCGATGCATTATCAAGATTAATTGGAAATCAACAGAATACAGATCCATTTGATGACGCTGCCGAAAGACATCTACTGTACTTACTCGACGCAGGGACAATAGATTTGTCATGGAACGAAATCGAAACACACGCTGAACAAGATGATGAACAATCAGAAGTTCGAGAGTCCCTCAGAACTGGACATTGGGAGAACCACCTACGTTGTTATGAGTCTCAATCGAAGCATCTAAGAACCTTGGGATCTTTGATTTTCAAGGAAGATCGTGTAGTATTACCACATAAACTCCGAAAGAGAGCTCTAGACGTAGCACACCAAGGGCATATGGGAGCATCATCCATGAAAAGAATTTTGAGAAATTACTTCTGGTGGCCAAGGTTGAGTAAAGATGCAGAAAACCATGTAAAGAGCTGTGAAACTTGTCTGAGATTGTCTCGGAGAAATGCACCACTTCCACTGACTAGCAGAGAGCTGCCTCAAGGCCCTTGGGAAATAttgcaaattgattttttcacggATCAGGATTTTGGTCATGGCGAATTTTTGGTCATTGTTGACACATATTCCCGATATCTACAAGTCATAGAAATGAAACATATGGACGCAGAAGCAACCAACAATGCCCTCATGCGAGTTTTCGAAAATTGGGGCTATCCTTTGGCGATTCAAAGTGATAATGGTCCGCCTTTCCAAAGCGACAAGTTTGTTAAAACATGGGAGGAAAGAGgagtaaaaattctaaaatccataCCACTAAGTGCCCAGTCAAATGGAgcagtcgaaagacaaaacaaaGGAATTAAAGATGCCTTGGCGGCATCAAAGCTCGATAAGACAAATTGGAGAGTGGCTCTTGACAAATACGTACACATGCACAACAAAGTGAGACCTTTATCTCGACTTGGAGTTACACCTTTTGAAATGCTGGTGGGCTGGAAATGTAGAGGTACATTTCCATGCCTCTGGAGTAGCAATACATCGGAGACGCTGGACCGTACAGACGTAAGGGAAAAGGACGCAACTTCTAAACTGGAAAGCAAGAAATACGCAGACACTAAACGAGGAGCCAAATATTCGGATATAGCTGTTGGAGACAGAGTACTCATAACGCAGCCTAAAAAGCATAAATCAGATCCAACATTTTCTGCAGACAG GTTTACTGTCATAGCTAGAGAGGGCGCCAAGGTGGTTGTAAGAAGCGACCGGGGTGTTCAATACGCTCGCAACATACAAGACGTTAAACGGGTACCCGCAGAACTAGAAGCAGAGTCAGAGCAAATGATAATCGAGCAAAATGATGAAGACCATGTTCGTCCACCATTCCAAGCACAGCAAATTCAAGATAATGCGGAACATGATGAAACAACGACAACACGCCCTCATAGAATTATAAGGAAACCTAATAGATTTAAGGATATGAtacttttcacaatttttgaGTAA